A genomic window from Terriglobales bacterium includes:
- the queF gene encoding preQ(1) synthase translates to MPKTPRYTAEHAKAGLDVRMPEIETWPNQFPSYEIVVDIPEFTSVCPKTGLPDFGVLTIRYVPDRRCLELKSLKEYLLSYRNLGIFQENIVNRVLEDVVRAARPKWAVVRGEFRPRGGIGTVVEARWPRGRHRG, encoded by the coding sequence ATGCCGAAGACACCCCGCTACACTGCCGAGCACGCCAAGGCCGGCCTCGATGTCCGCATGCCGGAGATCGAGACCTGGCCCAACCAGTTCCCGTCCTACGAGATTGTGGTCGACATTCCGGAGTTCACCTCCGTCTGTCCCAAGACCGGCTTGCCGGACTTCGGCGTGCTCACCATCCGGTACGTTCCCGACCGCCGCTGCCTGGAGCTGAAATCGCTCAAGGAGTACCTGCTCTCCTACCGCAACCTGGGCATCTTCCAGGAGAACATCGTGAACCGCGTGCTGGAGGATGTAGTCCGAGCGGCGCGGCCCAAGTGGGCCGTGGTGCGCGGCGAATTCCGGCCGCGTGGCGGCATCGGCACGGTGGTGGAAGCACGCTGGCCGCGCGGCCGCCACCGGGGCTGA
- a CDS encoding STAS domain-containing protein — MKASTRQLDGITVVDFSGRITLGEGSVVLRDTIRDLLSKGSKKILLNLGDVTYIDSSGIGELVSAYTTVRNGGGELKLLNLTKKVHDLLQITKLYTVFDIKDDEATAIASFTK, encoded by the coding sequence ATGAAAGCCAGCACGCGGCAGTTGGACGGCATCACGGTGGTGGACTTCAGCGGTCGCATCACGCTGGGCGAAGGCAGCGTGGTGTTGCGCGATACCATCCGCGACCTGCTCAGCAAGGGCAGCAAGAAGATCCTGCTGAACCTAGGCGACGTCACTTATATCGACAGCTCGGGTATCGGCGAGCTGGTCAGCGCCTACACCACGGTGCGCAATGGAGGGGGCGAGCTCAAGCTGCTCAACCTCACCAAGAAGGTCCACGATCTGCTGCAGATCACCAAGCTGTACACCGTCTTTGATATCAAGGACGACGAAGCGACGGCGATCGCCTCCTTCACCAAGTAA
- a CDS encoding beta-propeller fold lactonase family protein: MTLRKMAAALASLLLLVPPAAAESVLIVLNKSDHEAALVNPSSYVVLAKLPTGRGPHEAAASPDGRYLYVSNYGSFGVFRQGEPPRNEPGNSITVLDLTERKVKATYDLGENRQPHGIWVSRDGSRLWVTCEGAQAVLELEASTGKILKSWKTNQQVSHMVVPTPDERKLYVANIGSGSVTVIDRASDKVATVPTAAGAEGIDVSPDGREVWVANRGAGNIAIIDVATDRVVATFSSGGDLPIRVKFTPDGREVWVSNARSNRIAVFDAKARERVGEVLVGAVPVGILITPDGRRAFVANTNANLVSVIDVAGRKVLQTFSTGNEPDGMAWGK; this comes from the coding sequence ATGACATTACGCAAGATGGCAGCGGCGCTGGCCAGCCTGCTGCTCCTGGTGCCTCCCGCCGCGGCGGAGAGCGTCCTCATCGTGCTGAACAAGAGCGACCACGAGGCCGCGCTGGTGAATCCCTCGAGCTACGTCGTGCTTGCCAAGCTGCCCACCGGCCGCGGGCCCCACGAAGCCGCCGCCTCGCCCGACGGCCGCTACCTCTATGTATCCAACTACGGGAGCTTCGGCGTATTCCGCCAGGGCGAGCCACCGCGCAACGAGCCCGGCAACAGCATCACGGTGCTCGATCTCACCGAGCGCAAGGTCAAGGCCACCTACGATCTGGGCGAAAACCGCCAACCGCACGGCATCTGGGTGAGCCGCGACGGATCCCGCCTGTGGGTGACTTGTGAAGGCGCCCAGGCTGTGCTCGAACTGGAGGCCTCGACCGGGAAGATCCTCAAGTCATGGAAGACCAACCAACAGGTCAGCCATATGGTGGTGCCCACGCCCGACGAACGGAAGCTGTACGTAGCCAACATTGGCTCGGGCAGCGTCACCGTGATCGATCGCGCTTCCGACAAGGTCGCCACCGTACCCACTGCCGCGGGCGCTGAAGGCATCGACGTGTCTCCCGATGGCCGCGAGGTCTGGGTGGCCAATCGTGGCGCCGGGAACATCGCCATCATCGACGTGGCCACCGACCGTGTGGTCGCCACCTTCTCCAGCGGCGGCGACTTGCCCATCCGTGTGAAGTTCACCCCCGATGGCCGCGAAGTCTGGGTGTCGAATGCGCGCTCGAACCGCATTGCCGTCTTCGACGCCAAAGCGCGGGAGCGCGTCGGTGAGGTCCTGGTAGGCGCCGTGCCGGTCGGGATTCTTATCACGCCCGACGGCCGCCGCGCCTTCGTGGCCAACACCAACGCCAACCTGGTTTCGGTGATTGACGTCGCCGGGCGCAAAGTGCTCCAGACCTTCAGTACCGGCAACGAACCCGACGGCATGGCGTGGGGGAAATAG
- a CDS encoding MFS transporter yields the protein MASEAATPAPRKDDPRTIFGWCMYDWANSAYITTAIGLLPIYFASVVVGPDGLTFRGTRYEADALWGLLVGATDFVAFLCAPVLGSIADFSAAKKRFLLFFAYLGALFTVLLYFTHTGDVYRTMFFFFVAQIGFVNANVVYDAFLPQIASDAKQDWVSGKGYAFGYVGGGLQFGIALALVAGHEKLGLSQETAVRIGFVTAGLWWAGFTAFTARLLREAPATARLPERFRNWPAVVAYPALGISRTWKTTMKVRRFKHLVLFLVAFMLYNDGIQTVINLATTYGTVELKLPAWKLMLTLLIIQGVATVGALVFSRLAGRIGTRHTIMTTLVLWTGVVVYAYFITTATEFFILGMIVGIVLGGSQALSRSFYASMVPESASAEFFGFYTVFSKFSSIWGPLAFAVVKQWLGSSRLAILSLIFFFLVGLVLLHFVNETEARRARLEGAF from the coding sequence ATGGCTTCGGAAGCTGCGACTCCCGCGCCGCGCAAGGATGACCCCCGCACCATCTTTGGATGGTGCATGTACGACTGGGCCAACAGCGCCTACATCACGACCGCCATCGGCCTGCTCCCCATCTACTTCGCCAGTGTCGTGGTGGGACCGGACGGCCTCACCTTTCGCGGCACGCGCTATGAGGCGGATGCGCTTTGGGGCCTGCTGGTGGGAGCGACCGACTTCGTCGCCTTCCTGTGCGCGCCGGTGCTGGGCTCGATTGCCGATTTCTCCGCCGCCAAGAAGCGCTTCCTGCTGTTCTTTGCCTATCTGGGCGCGCTGTTCACCGTGCTGCTGTACTTCACGCACACCGGCGATGTCTATCGCACCATGTTCTTCTTCTTTGTCGCCCAGATCGGATTCGTCAACGCCAACGTGGTCTATGACGCATTCCTGCCGCAGATCGCGAGTGACGCGAAGCAGGACTGGGTCTCGGGCAAAGGTTATGCCTTTGGCTATGTGGGCGGCGGTTTGCAGTTCGGGATCGCACTGGCGCTGGTCGCCGGGCACGAGAAACTCGGCCTCTCGCAGGAGACTGCGGTGCGCATCGGGTTTGTGACCGCGGGATTGTGGTGGGCAGGATTCACGGCGTTCACCGCCCGGCTGCTGCGCGAAGCCCCCGCCACCGCTCGGTTGCCGGAGCGATTCCGGAACTGGCCCGCAGTCGTCGCCTATCCTGCTCTGGGCATTTCGCGCACCTGGAAAACCACCATGAAGGTGCGCCGCTTCAAGCACCTGGTTCTCTTCCTGGTCGCGTTCATGCTTTACAACGACGGCATTCAGACCGTGATCAACCTGGCGACGACGTACGGCACCGTGGAGCTGAAACTTCCGGCGTGGAAGTTGATGCTCACGCTGCTGATCATCCAGGGGGTGGCCACGGTGGGCGCGCTGGTATTCAGCCGCCTGGCCGGACGCATCGGCACGCGCCACACCATCATGACCACACTCGTGCTCTGGACCGGGGTCGTGGTCTACGCCTACTTCATCACCACCGCCACCGAGTTCTTCATCCTGGGAATGATCGTGGGTATCGTGCTCGGAGGTTCGCAGGCGCTCAGCCGGTCGTTCTACGCCTCGATGGTTCCGGAATCGGCAAGCGCCGAATTCTTCGGGTTTTACACCGTTTTCTCCAAGTTTTCCTCGATCTGGGGACCGCTGGCCTTCGCGGTGGTGAAGCAGTGGCTGGGATCTTCGCGCCTGGCCATCCTGTCGCTCATTTTCTTCTTCCTGGTGGGCCTGGTACTGCTGCATTTTGTGAACGAGACGGAAGCCCGGCGGGCGCGGCTGGAGGGAGCTTTCTGA
- a CDS encoding glycosyltransferase family 2 protein translates to MATFHLVLGWLLGLVWLHRLLDIGLGMRQVADIARPEWDRRPEPAPRVTIIVPARNEEEHVETALGSLLELEYENYEVIAVNDRSTDATGVILDRLATASAGRLRTLHITALPPGWLGKNHAMWKAAAMATGDWLLFTDADVVFRPDALRRAMAYSLAEKADHLVVFPEVHLHTVGERMMTAFFMSLFIFGHRPWKVADPRTRDHMGVGAFNLVRRSTYDAIGTHEALRLEVIDDMKLGKLIKQGGFAQRNVIGPGLISLRWAHGAMGVVRNLTKNMFALMLFRWPRTLGAAFLLLLLNIGPFAGVPLATGWSRLGYVVAVAAIAALYARMAPPLGVNPLYFLLHPVAGLLFAYTLLRSAFHAWRHGGVIWRDTKYSLDELRRGLV, encoded by the coding sequence ATGGCGACCTTCCACTTGGTCCTGGGCTGGCTGCTGGGGCTGGTGTGGCTGCACCGGCTGCTCGACATCGGTCTGGGCATGCGCCAGGTGGCCGACATCGCCCGGCCGGAGTGGGACCGACGGCCGGAGCCGGCGCCGCGCGTGACCATCATCGTGCCCGCGCGCAACGAGGAAGAGCACGTGGAGACGGCTCTGGGATCTCTACTCGAGCTGGAGTACGAGAACTACGAGGTGATCGCCGTCAATGACCGCTCGACCGACGCCACCGGCGTAATCCTGGATCGTCTCGCGACTGCGTCCGCGGGCAGGCTGCGCACGCTGCACATCACCGCGCTGCCCCCCGGATGGCTGGGTAAGAACCATGCCATGTGGAAGGCCGCCGCCATGGCCACGGGTGACTGGCTCCTGTTCACCGACGCCGACGTGGTCTTTCGCCCGGATGCCCTCCGTCGCGCCATGGCCTACTCCCTCGCGGAGAAGGCGGATCACCTGGTCGTCTTCCCGGAGGTGCACCTGCACACAGTGGGGGAACGCATGATGACGGCATTCTTCATGTCGCTGTTCATCTTCGGACACCGGCCGTGGAAGGTGGCCGATCCCAGGACGCGTGACCACATGGGCGTGGGCGCCTTCAACCTGGTGCGCCGGAGCACGTATGACGCCATCGGGACGCACGAAGCGCTGCGCCTGGAAGTGATCGACGACATGAAGCTGGGCAAGCTCATCAAACAGGGTGGATTCGCGCAGCGGAATGTCATCGGCCCCGGCCTGATCTCGCTTCGCTGGGCGCATGGGGCCATGGGCGTGGTGCGTAACCTGACCAAGAACATGTTCGCCTTGATGCTGTTCCGATGGCCGCGGACGCTGGGCGCCGCTTTCCTGCTGCTGCTGCTGAACATCGGTCCTTTCGCGGGAGTGCCCTTGGCCACGGGCTGGAGCCGCCTGGGTTACGTGGTGGCGGTGGCTGCCATTGCCGCGCTCTACGCCCGTATGGCGCCGCCGCTGGGCGTCAACCCGCTCTACTTCCTGCTGCATCCCGTTGCCGGGCTGCTGTTTGCTTACACCCTGCTGCGCTCTGCCTTTCACGCCTGGCGGCACGGCGGCGTCATCTGGCGCGACACGAAGTATTCGCTGGACGAGTTGCGCCGCGGGTTGGTGTAG